Genomic segment of Pseudomonas sp. DY-1:
GCTCAAGGTGGATGAATGGGACCGCATGATCGATGTGAACATTCGTGGTGTGCTGCACGGTATCGCCGCGACCCTACCGCTGATGCAACGCCAACGGGCGGGACAGATCATCAACATCGCCTCTATTGGTGCCTATGCGGTGAGTCCGACTGCGGCCGTTTACTGCGCCACGAAGTACGCCGTGCGAGCCATTTCCGAAGGCCTTCGCCAGGAGGTCGGCGGGGACATCCGGGTCACCGTCATCGCGCCTGGCGTTACCGAGTCGGAACTGGCCGAAAGTATCTCGGACGAGGGTGGTCGCGCCGAGATGAACGAGTTTCGCAAGATCGCCATTCCGGCCGACGCCATAGCGCGAGCGATTGCATACGCCGTCGAACAGCCTGCGGAAGTTGATGTAAGCGAACTGATCGTACGGCCTACGGCGAGCCCGTTCTGACGGGGCGCGCAATTGAGTACGAAGGTCGACGCTGGCCTGCGGGCCAGCCCCGTGTTTTGGTTGTTGTCCTGGAGCTTGCTCATTGCTCCGCTGCTGCCGCTCTCAATGGCTGGGGCGGGGCAATCCTCAACTCGACTCGCACATAGGAACGATGAAATGGCACGTCCCTCAAGTGATCAGAACAAGTATGTCGGCATGTGGGTGACCGCAGATGGCCGTATTCGTCATGAACTGCTGCCCGGGGGCCGCTACGATGAGGCTCGTGGGAACAAGAAAAGCGCTTACCAGGGGCGCTACTGGTTGGAAGGAGACCACATAGAGTACGTCGACGACACCGGCTTCACCGCCGACGGTGAGTTCCGAAGCGATGTCCTTTATCACGCAGGGATGGTCTTGTACCGAGAGAAGTAGCGGGT
This window contains:
- a CDS encoding SDR family oxidoreductase, with amino-acid sequence MLNIEGKVIAITGASSGIGEATARLLASHGAKVVLGARRTDRLEMIAGDICAAGGSAKFRALDVTDRKDVQDFIDFAVAQFGQVDVLVNNAGVMPLSKLEALKVDEWDRMIDVNIRGVLHGIAATLPLMQRQRAGQIINIASIGAYAVSPTAAVYCATKYAVRAISEGLRQEVGGDIRVTVIAPGVTESELAESISDEGGRAEMNEFRKIAIPADAIARAIAYAVEQPAEVDVSELIVRPTASPF
- a CDS encoding Atu4866 domain-containing protein, with translation MARPSSDQNKYVGMWVTADGRIRHELLPGGRYDEARGNKKSAYQGRYWLEGDHIEYVDDTGFTADGEFRSDVLYHAGMVLYREK